From Bacillus pumilus, one genomic window encodes:
- a CDS encoding putative nucleotide-diphospho-sugar transferase, producing MASYHFTTIVSNTHIFKLLALIHSLEQTAHSFKLSVLCADPLAYKVLSEFPHPHVQYEQLEDIEDDMLRKAKDDRTFHEYCWTLKPAFLLKILESSEADYLAHLDTDLYFYHDPEAVFAENPLAHLFLTDHMNSKRFYHFYELSGRFNTGFVGCRNTDVAKQAVTQWKGNCLAHCTVEMDTENKTYGDQRYVERWIDDFEGVHVVTSKGANAAIWNIENYKLSVVKGDMYLDECPLLFYHFSAFTIIDENTFNLNWYYYMTEQNLVDHLYIPYADLVHQKIKQVQKVFPEFQQGFIAKKHVPDTHFYEI from the coding sequence ATGGCATCTTATCATTTTACAACCATTGTGTCGAATACCCATATTTTTAAGCTTTTGGCGCTGATTCATTCGCTTGAACAAACCGCCCATTCATTCAAGCTGTCGGTTTTATGTGCGGACCCATTGGCTTACAAGGTGTTAAGTGAATTCCCTCATCCGCACGTTCAATATGAACAGCTTGAAGACATTGAAGATGACATGCTGCGAAAGGCAAAAGATGATCGGACGTTCCATGAGTATTGCTGGACGTTAAAGCCTGCTTTTCTGCTCAAAATCCTTGAGTCCTCAGAAGCGGATTATCTCGCCCATTTGGATACGGATTTGTATTTTTATCATGATCCAGAGGCGGTATTTGCAGAGAATCCGCTCGCTCATTTATTTTTGACGGATCATATGAATTCCAAGCGGTTCTATCACTTTTATGAGTTGTCTGGCCGCTTTAATACTGGATTTGTCGGCTGCCGCAACACAGACGTTGCCAAACAGGCGGTCACACAATGGAAGGGTAACTGTCTTGCACACTGTACAGTAGAAATGGATACAGAAAATAAGACGTATGGAGATCAGCGGTATGTTGAAAGATGGATCGATGATTTTGAAGGGGTCCATGTGGTGACATCTAAAGGAGCCAATGCCGCCATTTGGAATATTGAAAACTACAAGCTTTCAGTTGTGAAAGGGGATATGTATCTCGACGAATGTCCACTCTTGTTCTATCATTTTTCTGCCTTTACGATCATTGATGAGAATACCTTTAATCTTAATTGGTATTACTATATGACTGAACAAAATCTAGTGGATCATCTATATATTCCGTATGCCGATTTGGTTCATCAAAAAATTAAACAGGTGCAAAAGGTCTTTCCAGAATTTCAGCAAGGGTTTATTGCAAAGAAGCACGTTCCTGACACGCATTTTTATGAGATATGA
- a CDS encoding GDP-mannose 4,6-dehydratase: MSGFWNGKNVFVTGCTGLLGSYLVKELIDQGANVTGLVRDQVPRSNLYQGSQFEKMNVVQGALEDMQTIERALGEYEIDTVFHLAAQAIVGVANRHPVSTFEANILGTWNVLEACRRQPLIKRVIVASSDKAYGDQEQLPYDEDMPLNGKHPYDVSKSCADLISHTYYNTYGLPVCITRCGNLYGGGDLNFNRIIPQTIQLVLEGEAPEIRSDGTFIRDYFYIEDAVKAYLLLAEKMEEKGLAGEAFNFSNEIQLTVLELVDKILKAMGSELKPRILNQGTHEIKHQYLSAEKARKLLDWKPDYSIDEGLEKTIEWYREFFQK; the protein is encoded by the coding sequence ATGAGCGGATTTTGGAATGGGAAAAACGTATTTGTGACTGGATGTACAGGACTATTGGGAAGCTATCTCGTCAAGGAATTGATTGATCAAGGTGCAAACGTAACTGGGCTTGTGCGTGATCAGGTGCCTCGATCGAATTTATATCAAGGCAGTCAATTCGAAAAGATGAATGTGGTGCAAGGTGCATTGGAGGATATGCAAACGATTGAACGTGCGTTAGGAGAATACGAAATTGATACTGTCTTCCATTTGGCGGCGCAGGCCATTGTTGGGGTCGCAAATAGACACCCTGTTTCTACATTTGAAGCCAATATTTTAGGGACATGGAATGTACTGGAGGCTTGCAGAAGACAGCCGCTGATCAAACGAGTCATCGTGGCATCAAGTGACAAAGCATACGGCGATCAGGAGCAGCTTCCATACGATGAAGATATGCCGTTAAATGGGAAACATCCGTATGATGTATCGAAGAGCTGTGCAGATTTAATTTCTCACACGTATTACAACACATATGGTCTTCCGGTTTGTATTACACGCTGCGGCAATTTATACGGGGGCGGGGATTTAAATTTCAACAGAATCATTCCGCAAACCATCCAGCTTGTGCTAGAAGGAGAGGCGCCTGAAATTAGAAGTGACGGGACATTTATTCGTGATTACTTCTACATTGAAGATGCGGTCAAGGCTTATTTGCTGCTAGCTGAGAAGATGGAGGAAAAAGGGCTCGCTGGAGAAGCATTTAACTTTAGTAATGAAATTCAGCTGACGGTGCTTGAGCTCGTGGATAAGATTTTAAAGGCGATGGGCAGTGAACTGAAGCCGCGTATTTTAAACCAAGGAACGCATGAGATTAAGCATCAATATTTGTCGGCAGAAAAGGCGAGAAAGCTGCTTGATTGGAAGCCTGACTACTCCATTGATGAAGGTTTAGAGAAGACGATTGAATGGTATCGCGAATTCTTTCAAAAATAG
- a CDS encoding MFS transporter encodes MAIAARTKDKPQNSVTGSTVYPILLIIGICHMLNDTLQAVIPAMFPILERSMGLTFTQLGLIAFTLNMVSSVMQPAIGWYTDKRPMPYALPIALFSSAVGIFGLAFAPSFATILLCVVFIGLGSAIFHPEGSRVANMAAGPRRGLAQSIYQVGGNTGQAFAPLIAALMLVPLGQPGVAWFTIVGMIAVGFLLYISRWYAGRLQTIRAQAKKAPAKAARSDIHRKSALTALGIIVFLIFARSWYGNAISNFYAFYAIEQYGLTIKESQTYIFLFLILGAIGTFLGGPLADRFGKKTVILISLLASFPLALLLPFAGPVFAYVLLGLIGVILTSSFSVTVVYAQELFPGKIGTMSGLTVGLAFGMGAIGSVALGSFIDAFGLTPTMIGVAFLPILGILAFLLPSDQTISKWNES; translated from the coding sequence TTGGCTATTGCTGCTCGTACAAAGGATAAACCTCAAAATTCTGTCACCGGATCAACGGTTTACCCCATTTTATTGATTATTGGCATTTGCCATATGCTGAACGACACATTGCAAGCCGTTATTCCTGCGATGTTCCCTATTTTAGAACGCTCAATGGGGCTGACCTTTACACAATTAGGGCTGATTGCCTTTACATTAAATATGGTCTCCTCCGTCATGCAGCCCGCTATTGGGTGGTATACAGATAAACGGCCGATGCCTTATGCACTCCCGATTGCTTTATTTTCTAGTGCTGTCGGTATATTCGGGCTTGCGTTTGCGCCTTCCTTTGCCACCATTTTGCTTTGCGTTGTCTTTATCGGACTCGGCTCTGCAATTTTCCATCCAGAGGGCTCTCGTGTTGCCAACATGGCAGCTGGTCCAAGACGAGGACTTGCACAGTCCATCTATCAAGTAGGCGGAAATACAGGTCAAGCCTTTGCTCCGCTGATCGCTGCATTAATGCTCGTCCCTCTCGGTCAGCCAGGCGTGGCTTGGTTTACGATTGTTGGAATGATTGCTGTCGGTTTCCTTCTTTATATTTCAAGATGGTACGCAGGAAGACTTCAAACCATTCGAGCTCAAGCGAAAAAGGCTCCAGCAAAAGCTGCAAGATCTGATATTCATCGTAAGTCAGCACTCACAGCACTTGGCATTATCGTCTTTCTCATCTTTGCCCGCTCTTGGTATGGGAATGCGATATCGAATTTCTATGCGTTTTATGCGATTGAACAATATGGATTGACGATTAAAGAATCACAGACTTATATTTTCTTATTTCTCATTCTAGGTGCAATTGGGACATTTTTAGGCGGACCGCTTGCAGACCGCTTCGGCAAGAAAACCGTGATTTTAATTTCCTTATTGGCTTCCTTTCCGCTTGCCCTGCTGCTGCCATTTGCCGGACCTGTTTTTGCTTATGTTTTACTTGGACTGATTGGGGTCATTCTGACATCAAGCTTCTCTGTCACAGTCGTTTATGCTCAAGAACTATTTCCCGGGAAAATTGGCACAATGTCTGGTTTAACTGTTGGGCTTGCGTTTGGTATGGGTGCAATTGGATCAGTCGCTCTAGGCTCATTCATTGATGCCTTCGGTTTAACGCCTACCATGATCGGAGTCGCCTTTTTACCGATATTAGGCATCCTGGCCTTCTTACTACCTAGCGATCAAACCATCTCCAAATGGAATGAATCATAA
- a CDS encoding glycosyltransferase family 2 protein, which produces MNEKPKVSVIIPSYNAKERLEGSLFSLTLQDTDIPFEVIVADNGSTDGTMEMLENIEVNFPFKKVRIPVNQGIAKGRNHAIREAEGDLLIFHDSDMLAEPQFIQKHAEAHAVHEDLVICGVCWKRIYRYFYEAFDKDHINRLKKQGLYKRKMKDKTPLLSMKEVENGGFLEKSFDLQSEFIDILKDILRTYNYDLGSYELPWRFFITNNSSVKRKHVMALGMFDENIVRYGFEDYDLGIRLHQLGLSFELREDIMSVHQEHPSNLTSFDDIKYNILYMCEKYNNIDAIDVHLAFSGPFSHTVTNDIVKEVRQLRENPAFDGLLSYFLELLHLITERNVGIKRDKKDQLTAKHVPLKKLSEAAQLARQEYGCTVLVEAIQGLTKELLRVDLFQVDVL; this is translated from the coding sequence ATGAATGAGAAGCCAAAGGTAAGCGTCATTATTCCGAGCTATAATGCCAAAGAGCGTTTAGAAGGGAGTCTTTTTTCCTTAACGCTTCAGGATACGGATATACCATTTGAGGTGATTGTCGCTGATAATGGGTCAACGGACGGCACGATGGAAATGCTTGAGAACATTGAGGTGAATTTCCCGTTTAAAAAGGTACGTATTCCTGTCAATCAAGGGATTGCCAAGGGTCGCAATCATGCCATTCGCGAGGCGGAGGGAGACCTGCTGATATTCCATGACAGCGATATGCTGGCAGAGCCGCAATTTATTCAAAAGCATGCGGAGGCACATGCTGTTCATGAGGACCTTGTGATTTGTGGTGTCTGCTGGAAGCGGATTTATCGTTATTTTTACGAAGCATTTGATAAGGATCATATCAATCGGTTGAAAAAGCAAGGCTTGTATAAGCGGAAAATGAAAGATAAAACGCCTCTTTTATCAATGAAGGAAGTTGAAAATGGTGGATTTCTAGAGAAAAGCTTCGATTTGCAGTCTGAGTTTATTGATATTCTCAAAGACATTTTGCGCACGTATAACTATGATTTAGGCTCTTATGAGCTGCCGTGGCGATTTTTTATTACGAATAACTCCTCTGTCAAACGTAAGCATGTCATGGCACTCGGGATGTTTGATGAAAATATCGTTCGGTACGGGTTTGAAGATTATGATTTAGGAATTCGTCTGCATCAGCTTGGTCTCTCGTTTGAATTGCGAGAGGATATCATGAGTGTGCATCAGGAGCATCCAAGTAATTTAACGTCATTTGATGACATCAAATATAACATTTTGTATATGTGCGAGAAGTACAACAATATTGATGCCATTGATGTCCATTTGGCTTTCTCTGGTCCATTTTCTCACACCGTCACAAATGACATTGTGAAAGAGGTCCGGCAGCTGCGTGAAAATCCGGCATTCGATGGTCTGCTTTCTTATTTTTTAGAGCTGCTTCATTTGATCACAGAGCGGAATGTAGGTATCAAACGCGATAAAAAAGATCAGCTGACAGCAAAGCATGTCCCTTTGAAAAAGCTGTCAGAGGCAGCGCAGCTTGCACGGCAGGAATATGGCTGCACAGTGCTTGTAGAAGCCATTCAAGGGCTGACGAAAGAGCTATTACGCGTTGATTTGTTTCAAGTGGATGTGTTGTAG
- a CDS encoding putative nucleotide-diphospho-sugar transferase, translated as MNSIYCTVLSSGRLYQAIAFFLSLKQVEDDAVIKTLCMDDAAFDLLHQMNFPHVDLVHVRELETPELLEKKEERDASEYCWTLKPIWIEWLFEQEQAEGVTYLDADLFFYESPKAIFQHQPNASVLLSRGDIVIPSFDPEEVKMLQKLLGRYNSGFLYFKGDEAGRKCLSWWKEECLKECKNAPGEGKFGDQGYLDHMPKLFEKVEDIQTKGVNIGHWNYGQHSYREENGRILLEDGHPLICYHFSGFRIVSKDEMQQIHEKGRNDLPFFQEAYRNVLRHVIESVEQVDPLFNGYAKLEGDDA; from the coding sequence ATGAACAGCATATATTGTACGGTTCTATCGAGTGGAAGACTTTATCAAGCCATTGCGTTTTTCTTATCATTGAAGCAAGTAGAAGATGATGCTGTCATCAAGACGTTATGTATGGATGATGCTGCATTTGATCTGCTTCATCAAATGAATTTTCCTCATGTTGATCTTGTTCATGTACGGGAGCTCGAAACGCCGGAGCTGCTGGAGAAAAAAGAGGAACGGGATGCCTCGGAATATTGCTGGACATTAAAGCCGATTTGGATTGAGTGGTTATTTGAACAGGAGCAGGCAGAGGGCGTAACCTATCTTGATGCGGATTTGTTCTTTTATGAGAGCCCGAAAGCGATTTTTCAACATCAGCCGAATGCCTCTGTTTTACTCTCGAGAGGGGATATTGTGATTCCGAGCTTCGATCCTGAGGAAGTGAAGATGCTTCAGAAGCTTTTAGGACGATATAACTCAGGCTTCCTGTATTTTAAAGGAGATGAAGCCGGCCGGAAATGCCTCAGCTGGTGGAAAGAAGAATGCTTGAAGGAATGCAAAAATGCGCCGGGAGAAGGCAAGTTTGGCGATCAAGGATATCTCGATCATATGCCGAAGCTGTTTGAAAAAGTGGAAGATATTCAAACAAAAGGCGTGAATATTGGTCATTGGAATTATGGGCAGCATTCTTATCGGGAAGAGAATGGACGTATTTTGCTGGAGGATGGGCATCCGCTCATTTGCTATCATTTCAGCGGCTTTCGCATCGTGAGCAAGGATGAGATGCAGCAAATTCATGAAAAAGGGAGAAATGATCTGCCATTTTTCCAAGAAGCCTATCGAAACGTGCTGCGCCATGTGATTGAATCTGTTGAGCAGGTCGATCCGCTGTTTAACGGCTATGCCAAATTGGAGGGGGATGACGCATGA
- a CDS encoding penicillin-binding transpeptidase domain-containing protein has product MYKDQRKSFWKQKKFIIPLLSIIVIAAALFFLKDTLFSKEKEALKAAESFTKQLEKKDFTKLADEVTSASLKANDFSKKQLAEKYDNIFNGIGAYDLNISKLNVEKQDKGNGYQFSYDVTMKTSFGKLHKLSYKGVLSEEDDKWKVDWKPNLIFPQMEKGDTIKVKSDPAVRGNIVDRKGRTLAETTGGNALGIIPGKLGTGKEKERNIKKISKAFDIDEELIDNQLKQAWVTDDTFVPLKSMLEQKPIPKEVKGVTYQTKEMRYYPYNEAAAHLTGYVGKANADDIKRNPALKADQIIGKTGLEFTFDKNLRGQDGGSILIVHDETGIEETLQKSDRKDGKTVKLTIDASLQKKTYEQLKGEKGAVTIMNPSSGDLLALVSAPSYDVNLMTNGITPKQYQVYSENPDLPFQARYASRYAPGSTFKTITAAIGLETGVTKPNKVRTIHGLKWQKDQSWGNYRITRVHDKENVNMIDALVYSDNIYFGQEALEIGKDTYEKKVKAFGFGEDLHMPFTMKPAQVSNDGIQSDILLADSAYGQGELLMSPIEQVHAYSPFATGGKLVYPRVVQDEKTASPKQIIKEDSANSVKDALTQVVTSPNGTAHSLQIEGTDIAAKTGTAELKSKQGATDGSENGFLLAFNPKKEDYVLVGMIEGVKNRGGSGLVIQKMKPVIASFYQ; this is encoded by the coding sequence TTGTATAAGGATCAAAGAAAATCATTTTGGAAACAGAAAAAATTCATTATTCCTCTTCTTAGCATCATCGTGATAGCAGCTGCTCTCTTTTTCTTAAAAGATACTCTTTTCTCAAAAGAAAAAGAGGCTTTAAAAGCGGCGGAATCCTTTACGAAACAATTGGAGAAGAAAGACTTTACGAAGCTGGCTGATGAGGTAACGAGTGCGTCTTTGAAAGCCAATGACTTCTCAAAAAAACAACTAGCCGAAAAATATGACAATATCTTTAACGGAATTGGTGCTTATGATCTGAACATATCAAAGCTCAACGTCGAAAAACAGGACAAAGGAAATGGGTATCAATTTTCCTATGATGTGACAATGAAAACGTCTTTTGGCAAGCTGCACAAGCTTTCTTACAAGGGCGTTCTCTCAGAAGAAGATGACAAGTGGAAAGTGGACTGGAAGCCAAATCTCATCTTCCCGCAAATGGAGAAGGGAGATACTATCAAAGTCAAATCAGACCCTGCTGTCCGTGGAAACATTGTAGACCGAAAAGGGCGTACGCTGGCAGAAACAACTGGTGGAAACGCACTTGGCATCATCCCAGGTAAACTCGGAACAGGGAAAGAAAAAGAACGCAATATCAAAAAAATCAGCAAGGCGTTTGATATAGACGAAGAACTGATTGACAATCAGCTGAAACAAGCATGGGTCACAGACGACACGTTTGTCCCGCTCAAATCAATGTTAGAGCAAAAGCCGATTCCAAAGGAGGTAAAAGGCGTCACCTATCAAACGAAGGAAATGCGTTACTATCCTTATAACGAAGCCGCCGCCCATCTCACCGGCTATGTCGGAAAAGCAAATGCAGATGATATCAAAAGAAATCCGGCATTAAAAGCAGATCAAATCATCGGCAAAACCGGCCTTGAATTTACGTTTGACAAAAACCTGCGTGGACAAGATGGCGGAAGCATTCTGATCGTCCATGATGAAACAGGCATTGAAGAAACATTGCAAAAATCAGATCGAAAAGATGGAAAAACAGTGAAGCTGACCATTGATGCTTCTTTACAGAAAAAAACCTATGAACAGCTAAAAGGTGAAAAAGGGGCCGTCACGATCATGAATCCATCATCGGGGGATCTATTAGCGCTTGTCAGCGCCCCTTCCTACGATGTCAATCTCATGACAAATGGGATCACACCTAAGCAATATCAGGTATACAGTGAAAACCCAGACCTCCCATTCCAAGCTCGCTATGCGAGCCGGTATGCACCAGGGTCTACATTCAAAACCATTACAGCGGCCATTGGGCTGGAAACAGGTGTCACAAAACCTAATAAAGTACGCACCATTCATGGACTGAAATGGCAAAAGGATCAATCTTGGGGCAATTATCGAATTACACGGGTTCACGATAAAGAAAACGTAAATATGATCGATGCCCTCGTGTACTCAGACAATATTTACTTCGGACAGGAAGCACTGGAAATTGGCAAAGACACCTACGAGAAAAAAGTAAAAGCATTTGGGTTTGGCGAAGATTTGCACATGCCATTTACAATGAAACCAGCACAAGTATCGAACGATGGCATTCAATCGGACATCTTACTTGCTGACTCTGCCTATGGCCAAGGCGAATTACTCATGTCACCGATTGAACAAGTACATGCCTATTCTCCATTTGCAACAGGAGGCAAGCTTGTCTATCCTCGAGTCGTTCAAGATGAAAAAACAGCATCACCAAAACAAATCATCAAAGAAGACTCGGCAAACTCAGTGAAAGACGCGCTGACTCAGGTCGTGACCAGTCCAAACGGTACAGCTCACTCCTTACAAATTGAAGGAACTGATATTGCCGCTAAAACAGGAACGGCAGAGCTGAAGAGCAAACAAGGGGCAACAGACGGTTCTGAAAATGGATTTTTACTTGCATTTAATCCTAAAAAAGAAGATTACGTCCTCGTCGGCATGATTGAAGGTGTGAAAAACCGCGGCGGAAGCGGACTCGTCATTCAAAAAATGAAGCCTGTGATCGCATCTTTTTATCAATAA
- a CDS encoding SLC13 family permease, producing the protein MNVIGLILGPTLFLLVLFLIPEDELTYAARVVLGITAWTATWWVTEALPIPATSLLPIILLPTLGGLSMEQTSRAYGDPIVFMYMGGFMIAIAIEKWNLHRRMALHILRVIGTRSDRIVLGVMIATAFLSMWISNAATALMMLPVALAVIKEVKANEVLSGPSLDRFSKSILLSVAYSASIGGLATLVGSVPNAVFAAMSKKLLDREIMFFEWFLFGFPVAMILLILLFLYLTKVQFKVEHTGEMSVAFIRKGLENLGKMKQEEKWVFVVFLMTAFLWIFKLFLFGGITVSDTSIAIFGAMLLFLIPATNGERILEWQDMKQLPWGLLLLFGGGLSLATGFADTNLTGWIGENLQHLHGLSYIVLLIILTGAILFMTEIMSNTAVANMIIPITVGLGLAIGMEPYGLMAAAALASSCAFMLPISTPPNAAVFSADVLKISDMVRAGFWLNIISIVVIVLAVYFWLPIVLKS; encoded by the coding sequence GTGAATGTAATTGGACTTATTCTTGGACCGACACTCTTCTTGCTCGTTCTGTTTCTCATACCTGAAGATGAATTGACCTATGCTGCGAGGGTAGTCTTGGGCATTACGGCTTGGACGGCAACATGGTGGGTGACAGAAGCACTGCCCATACCTGCAACATCTTTATTGCCCATCATCCTACTGCCGACACTTGGCGGGCTTTCTATGGAACAGACATCAAGGGCTTATGGAGATCCGATCGTCTTTATGTACATGGGAGGATTTATGATTGCTATTGCCATTGAAAAATGGAACTTACATAGAAGAATGGCCTTACACATTTTGAGGGTGATTGGCACAAGAAGTGACCGCATTGTATTAGGTGTCATGATCGCGACTGCTTTTTTATCTATGTGGATTTCGAATGCAGCGACAGCCCTGATGATGCTCCCAGTGGCACTTGCAGTGATTAAAGAGGTCAAGGCTAATGAAGTCTTATCTGGTCCATCTCTTGATCGATTCAGTAAAAGCATCTTATTGTCGGTTGCGTATTCAGCGTCAATTGGTGGTCTAGCAACACTTGTCGGATCTGTGCCAAATGCGGTGTTTGCTGCGATGTCAAAAAAGCTATTAGATCGGGAAATTATGTTTTTTGAATGGTTTTTGTTTGGTTTTCCTGTTGCGATGATTCTGCTCATTCTCTTATTTCTGTATTTGACCAAGGTACAGTTCAAGGTAGAGCACACAGGTGAAATGAGTGTAGCGTTCATTCGAAAGGGATTAGAGAATTTAGGAAAAATGAAACAAGAGGAAAAATGGGTGTTTGTTGTTTTTCTCATGACGGCGTTTTTATGGATTTTTAAGCTCTTTTTGTTTGGAGGGATCACCGTATCTGATACGTCTATCGCCATTTTCGGTGCCATGCTGTTATTTCTCATTCCAGCAACAAATGGAGAGAGAATATTAGAATGGCAGGATATGAAACAGCTGCCGTGGGGGCTTTTGCTTTTGTTTGGAGGTGGGCTTTCGCTCGCTACGGGCTTTGCAGATACCAATCTAACAGGATGGATTGGCGAAAATCTACAGCATTTACATGGGCTTTCGTATATCGTGCTGTTGATCATTTTAACGGGAGCGATTTTGTTTATGACTGAAATTATGTCAAATACAGCTGTTGCCAATATGATTATTCCGATTACGGTAGGGCTTGGGCTTGCGATTGGCATGGAGCCATATGGGTTAATGGCTGCGGCTGCTTTGGCTTCTTCATGTGCGTTTATGCTGCCGATCTCCACACCGCCAAACGCCGCTGTCTTTAGTGCGGACGTGCTGAAAATATCTGATATGGTCAGGGCAGGCTTTTGGTTAAATATCATCAGTATTGTGGTGATTGTCCTTGCGGTGTATTTCTGGCTCCCGATTGTGCTTAAAAGCTGA